The stretch of DNA TATAGGCTTTCGCCAGCAAAACTGGAAGTCGAGGACGGATCTTGTGACATGAGTCCATTTACTTCTGTGTTGGAATTTGCCATGTGCATTGTGGGTTATTCAATAAACTGAGTGCAGATCGGGGGCAATATTGCCAGTTAGCTTCTGTGCAATaatgccctgatcggcactatcgcattTGAATGAATATTGAATAAACCCCATTGACTTTTTATGGCTTTCCCTATTTTTCGGGAAACTATATTGGTAAATTTGGCCTAATCACATATCTTCCTGTCTCCTGCTTTTCTTTTTAACCAGGTGGTGTGAAGGGGGAAACTCTGATTGACATTGGCCATGGACCCACCATTTACCAGGATCTGTCAGCTTGCGAATGCTTCAAAGAGATCATCGGTGCCGACTACACTGACCGCAACCGAGAGTACTACGAAAGAAGCCTGAGGAACGAGCCGGGAACATTTGACTGGACATCAACAATAAAATATGTCTGTGAGCTGGAAGGCAAAGGGTATAGTATAATAATGGACCCTGTCTTAGAAGTGTCATTGCATTCTATCTTGGCAGCCTGTGTGTGCATGGACTAAACAGTATGGAATAATTGAGGGGCATTGATAGCACAGGATAGGTTCAGAACTGAGTGAGTGATTGGAGCTTGGAAGGTAATTAACAAAATTATTTGCTTTCTGCATGATACCTACAGTGGATGAAGCTTGCAGCCTAACAGATGGACACTTACACACAAAGAACCTTTATTTCCATCAATATGTTTTGAGCAGCTTTTGGATTCTTAACTCATTCTCCCCGTAGAATCAGAAGTCCAGAGAAAAACAATGACAAAGTCTTGGTGCTGTGACTGATATCATTTGTATTTGTGTACAGTATCATCCGTCCAAACACATTGACAGCTCAatggggattattcattaaaccTCAGTTCTGTAGTGCCAATTTGCCACTATGGCACACACTCTTATTGAAGTCAATGAGAGTTTCCATGCAAAGGTGTCCCAGTCAGCACTTCTGAAGTTTAATGAATACCCCCCAatatgtttgctttttaatatatactgtagatgtagtGCTGAGTTTCAAGAGTTGAAATGAGTTAAGACAAAAGTAGGTTCAATGTGATATTTGTTGATGAAATAACAACTTTAAAGGGCCTTTAAGATGTCACAaatagaaggagtggctcagtgagtaacgacactgactggcacggagtttgaagcaggggaacctggttcaattcccagttttggctccttgtgaccttgggcaagtcactttatctccatgtgcctcgggcaccaaaaacatagattgtaagctctacagggcagggacctgtgcctgcaaaatgtctctgtaaagcgctacgtaaaactagcagcgctatacaagaacatgctattattattatttattattattatatattgatcAATATATACAGCTATATCAATGGAAAACTCTTGTATGTTTATTTAAAGGTATTACAAACAGTTAGAATAGATGCAAATGACGATATGTATTGTGTCACAAACTGGAGCACTGCTGCAAAACTGGTAAAAATGGCATCATTTTAACATGTGACTCTGTATCACTGTATTAAGGTGCCTTGCTCCATGTTTTGTCCCAGATTGCTCCATTTATGCCATGAGCATTTGTGGTAGTGAATATACGTGTGAGGAGGACATACTCACTTAGTCAGTTCAATACtacaatgagatgtatcaaacatTGGGCCTATAAGTCAGGGGTAGCCAACACCagatctcaagggccaccagcatgtCAGGTTttgtggatatccctgcttccagcacaggtggcacaatcagtggtgcagtttttctttctctttgcatcAAATAAATCTGCACGGTTTAGGTAGTGATAGCCTCTGCTCCAAAATGCACCAAATGTAAGAAGCACGATTACGAAGAGTCACACGTGTGGTGCAGGAGTAAACTGATGCAGAGGCAAATATTAAATCGGTGTTTTGGAGCACATAGCACCTTATTATACATATCACTCATACAACTGTATAAAGTTAGCCAAGTAGcccacagtacatgaataaaagTAGATCCTAAGATGCACATAAAATTATAAATCTACAACCTTCACAGATATTACACTGACCAGATGAATGTTTTTTTTCAGTTCCACTGTGGAAGACAAGAGGAAGAAGCTGAAAAATACAGTGACGAAAACCATAAAATGTGATGTAACTAAGAGTAACCCCATGGCGCCTTTGGTTCTGCCCAAGGTTGATTGCATAATGACCCTTGGGTGTCTGGAATGTGCTTGTAAAGATCTGGACACCTATCGCAATGTCCTCAAAAATCTCTCCTCATTGTTAAAAATAGGGGGCCACTTAATTATTACTGAGATTCTTAACTGCACCACTTTCTTGTCAGGGGGCAAAAGGTTTTCCTGCCTGACCTTAACAGAGGATTTCATGAGGAAGGCTATCACTGAGACAGGGTTTGCCATTGTGGACCTAGAGGTCATCTCCAGGGAGTTTGATAAAGACAAGTATGACATCTGTGATCATGACTCAAGCTTATTTGTTCTTGCACGCAAAGTCCAAGATGTTTAAGAGGAGAACATAATAAGGGCATTTCCCAATTTCCCAAACTCTAATGGTTCCTTACTACTGGAGATGTGGCTTCCCTCAGACAAGTTTTCCCACCAGGCCAAATATATTACTGCCTGCAATACAATGAATTACATACTCATTGCAAATCCATTCCAATCGCAATACCTTGGGTGATCACAGTCTTTTTTGATTGTATTGTGAAGCAGTTAGCAGAATGTGAAGCAACATTTTCTGCAACAACACACCGATATGTTTGCTTCGCACTATTTTgttgtgtcatatgtaacaagctTGTAAATCGAGTTTCTTACATCTGGCTCTGATTGCTAAACAAGAAGGTTTCCTCCTTTTTGACACAGAGACAAAGGAGTAAAATGATGTGGTCACACGTGTAAACACATTGCAATATGTTCCATATACATCCTCCATGACTCCCAAGACTGCAAGCTGATGTACACCGGAAACAAGTGTAGCAAATTACCCGGGCACATTGTTGCAATGAGGCATATCATTAAAATGATGCCCTTTGTGTTGTTTCCCAGCCTCATTTCACACATTttaatttccccccccctctttaagCCCATTCATAAGAGCTAATTTGCTAATTGCCCCATTAAGCATTATAGCGAATTTCAGTCTGTTTAATTGCTCCTCCAGAAGGAGAGGCCAGTTCTGTGCAgttttataat from Ascaphus truei isolate aAscTru1 chromosome 6, aAscTru1.hap1, whole genome shotgun sequence encodes:
- the LOC142496940 gene encoding indolethylamine N-methyltransferase-like isoform X1, which encodes MDADFTGKETYQDEFDPRGYLDTYYDPKSGVLVTDGFLNFALRKLHETFAVRGVKGETLIDIGHGPTIYQDLSACECFKEIIGADYTDRNREYYERSLRNEPGTFDWTSTIKYVCELEGKGSTVEDKRKKLKNTVTKTIKCDVTKSNPMAPLVLPKVDCIMTLGCLECACKDLDTYRNVLKNLSSLLKIGGHLIITEILNCTTFLSGGKRFSCLTLTEDFMRKAITETGFAIVDLEVISREFDKDKYDICDHDSSLFVLARKVQDV
- the LOC142496940 gene encoding indolethylamine N-methyltransferase-like isoform X2; amino-acid sequence: MHCFYCSWPGGVKGETLIDIGHGPTIYQDLSACECFKEIIGADYTDRNREYYERSLRNEPGTFDWTSTIKYVCELEGKGSTVEDKRKKLKNTVTKTIKCDVTKSNPMAPLVLPKVDCIMTLGCLECACKDLDTYRNVLKNLSSLLKIGGHLIITEILNCTTFLSGGKRFSCLTLTEDFMRKAITETGFAIVDLEVISREFDKDKYDICDHDSSLFVLARKVQDV